From Armatimonadota bacterium:
CCCCTCGATGAGATTATTGAGGACGGCATCCTTCTCGTGCTGGATGAGGCCGAATCGCCGCGACGTTGCCTCGACGCATTTCTCGACGCTGCCGATGATTTTGATCTCGGTCGATTCCTGCATCCGCGCCGTAAACTCGCGGAAGCGCGTTTCGTCCAGGACGTCCGCAATGTGGTCCCTGAGCTTCAGGAGCCGAGCCCTGGCGTCGGCGATGCGGGTGTCAGAGCGGTAGATGCCGCCGTCGTCGTCGGACTGGAGGGTGCGGCCGAGGTGGCGCTGCCGATAGGCGTCCTCACGGATCAGGCCGTTCGTGCAGACCAGCACGCAGACGTACTGCTGCACCACGCACGAGCACCAGCCCGTTTCGCTGTTCATCAGGACGAAACCGGCCCGTACGACCTGCGGTTCCTTGAGGTAGCCGTGGCCTCCGGACGGCTGGACAACGGCCTCCAGCGTTGGGCTAATCACCTTCATGTACAGCCGGCGTTCGGTGACTTCGCAGGAGACGACAGTGTCGGGCGATAGTCCGGATTCCGTGAGGATCTTGGCTGCGACCGTGAACACGTCGATGTTGTCGATGTCGGGGTTGAAGCTATCGGAGAGGAAGGCTCGGGCCTTCCCGTCCAGCGTGCGAACGAGGCGTCGATCGGTCCCCTTGTTCGACATCAGGGTGTTCACCAGCACGTCGAAGAGCGGAGTGTCCGGTTCTTTGTATCCGCCGCGCAAGTCGTCGTACCCATTCACGCCGTCGATCGGGATCCGCAGGGTCTCGGTCTGGGTGCGCAGCCGGTCGTAGAAGGTCTTGGGAATGCCGAGGTAGTCGGCGATCTGGCCGTGGGCGATCTCGGCCAACGGATAGTCGTGCCCGGCACCGTCGAGTACGAGGCGGCTGACGCCGTTGCTTCTGAGGCACATCGTCTCGGCGTCGGCCAGGTAGTCCTGTTTGGCGGTCGCCTGTCGTTCCAGTTCCGCCGCCAGTTCAGGCAGCGGGCGTCCTTGTTTCATTAACTGTCTCCTTGTCAAAGAGCAATGATTTGCGGCTCCTCTTGGGGCCGGGGCTCTTCTGGAAACAGCGTACGGCGTTCGGAACAGGCGTGCAACGACCGTTGCGCAACGGCATCAAGTTAGGTAGACACTTTGTTGACCTGCGCCGACCGGCTTCGCTCAGGCGGTCAGGTAGTCGAGTGCGAGTTGTCCCGCCTCTTCGAGGGTCAGGGATGCCCCGATCTGCCGTTCACGGTCGAGCACTTCCGCGCCGAGTTGGCTCGTGAGTTCGGCGATATGCTGACGCAACGGCTCGGCTGCAACAGGCCAGAGCACCAGCTTCAGCTTTTCCCGCGCCGACATGGTAGCCCCGAGAAGCTGCGCTGCCATACCAAACGAACGCTCTCTGGTCGCTAAGGCAGCGACATCATCCAGAGCGCTCGCGATATCGCCTTTGTGCTGGAGGCTGAGGTAGGCGGGGAGCGATTCCGTGAAGGCGCGGCGTGCATCCTCATATCGGCCTTGACGGAGCGCCAAAGCGCCAAGATAATGGCGCGCCCAAGCCCCTCGTTGGACGTCTCCGATCTCGGCGTTCATTGAGAGCGACTCCAGCAAGTACGCCGCGGCTTCGTCGTATGCGCCAAGGGCAGTAGAGACAAGACCCAGATTCGCGAGCGCCAACACCTGATGCCGAAATGCGTTTTCCGCGCGGTGAATTGCCAGGCTCTCCAACCACTTCGCCTGTGCGCCAGAAAAGTCTCCCACGGCATAGAGGACTAGCCCCCAATTGTCAAGGACGGGACCGTAAGGGCCCTTAAGCTTCCTTGTGGTCAGAATTGTTAGTGCCTCCTCGAGTCGTGGTATCGCCGCGGCAAAGTCGCCAATATCGATATCGTACATCGCCAAGTTGTTGAGCGTCTGAGCGACTAGGTCGCCCCGTCGGGGATGTTCTTTGACCTCCTCGCGGCGGACCTTCAAGGCGCGCAGAAGGAGGCGACGGGCCAAACCGAGACGCCCCTGATCTCGATGCAATAAGGCACTGACCTCCAGAACACCAGCGACGCCCAAGCGCGATTTAGCGCCAACGTAGACGCTGTAGCTTCGTCCATAGAGCCGGCGAGCCTGTGGAAGGTCGCCCAAGTGCTGGGCCATGTCGCCGGCACCAAAACAGGCCGTGCCGAGATCATACGAAGGTGAAGCGTTTCCTGCCACATCGAGGATACGAATCAGGTAGTCGTAGCCCTCCCGCAGACGGCCACGCTCCCGCCAGTATTGCCACATCAGTGATGCCGCATGGAGTACCTGCGCCACTGCGCCGACCGCCAGGCCAGCGTCAATGGCACCGATGAGGTTGTCGTACTCCGCGTCGTAATCACGAAACCGATCGCCGCCGAGAGGGATCTGAAGATGCGCGTCCGCCGCGAACGTCGCGAAGTACGCCGCAAACTTGGCCAGTGTGGCTTCACGTTCCGTACCGCTCAAGAGTGTCTGAGCGAATTCTTGAACGGGGACGAGCATTCGGTAACGCTTGCCTTCCGCGCGGCCGCTGACATCTAGCAGCGATGCGCCAGCAAGCTCGTCGAGCCAGTAGCTTACGTCGTCGGCGGCTATATCGTCGAATCCACAAACCTCTCGCGCAGCGTCGGCGGAACATCCGCCAACGAAGACGGCCAGCCGCCGAAAGAGAGCCGTGCCCTCCTTGGAGAGGAGGCGGTAACTCCAGTCGATGGTCTGCCTCAGGGTAGTGTGGCGCAAGTCCCTTGGCTTCTCAGCTGCCCGCACGCCTAGCCCCTGGCTTCGCCATTGAGCGACAACTTCGTCGACGCGTGGGCGCAGGTATAGCTGACCAGCCATTATCTCGATCGCCAAGGGAATACCTCCCGAATCCCGGCACAACTCTTCTACGAGAAGTGCGTTCTCCACCGTCACGCGGAACTCAACTGGAGCGGAGCCAGAATCAGGCTCGATGGCGACCATGCCGACACCTTCGCCCCTGTCACGACGCTGAATGGCACGCGTGGCCCGGTGCTCGAAGAGCTGGACGCTGAGGAATGTCCGGAAGGAATCCAGCATGCGATAGTCCCCAGGTTCCGGGACCGTAAGTGGGGAAACCGGCAGCGTCGCCCCGCGCACGGCGCGTGGAAGGGGGATGCGCGTCGTCAGAATGAGGCGAACTCCCTCACAGCCAAGAAGCGAGACGACGAGTAACGAACACTCAAGCGCAACGTGTTCAAGATTGTCCAGAACTAGGAGCAATGGTCGGTCGCCCAATGTAGCGCAAAGCGCGCCAATGGGATCAGTGTTTGCCTCACCGGGCTGATCCCGCATGCCTAGCGCGTTCTTAATGTGGCGGGCCAGGCGCGCCGGATCGGGTCGCTTCGTATCTTCGGCGGTGACAGTGATGAAATCGACCACCCGAGCCCCAGTTGGAAATGAAGGTGAGGAGTCGGGTTGAGCGTAGTTTTCCTGTACGCGGTGAGCGGCGCTGAGCGCTAGTTGGGTCTTGCCGACGCCAGGCGGTCCGGTGATTGTCACCATTCGATCGTTGGCGAGGCGCCAGGCCGCTTCGCGAATCGTCGTGTCACGCCCGACCAGATCCCGCTCTCGCTCTCGGATCGGGTGTGTGCCATCGGGTGCCGTCCAGAAGTCAGCTTCGGCTAACCGCACCTCTCGTCCCGATATCACCCTAGCGAGTGCGTCCGCGGCTTGGGAGCGACCGTGGCGCCTCGAAAACATGGCGTACGCCTCGGTGGCTCCCGTGTAATCGCCGATGTCGGACATGGCCTGCATCTGATGCAAGACAATCACTTCACTGAGTGCGGGATGGAGCCCGTCGGCCCTAGATAGGAAGGTCAAGGCTTCTGCGAAGCGAAGCCGACGGCACGCCCGTATACACGTTTCCAGCACGTCTTGCCTCGCCGCGGCTAGCCATTGCCATCGGTCATCTGACAACAGCGGTTGGTACCGGGCCAGAACCTGCCGGAGACGAAGATTCGTGGATTCGCTCCACACACCTTCCATACACGCCATCAAGTCCGCCCTGAACTCCCACAAGTCCACGGTCACCACTTCCGGATTGAGGACCAGTCCATACGGACCGCTGTCGCGCAGCGCTTGTTCACCGAGTAGCGCGCGCAATCGAGTGAGCTGAGCAGACAGGGCGTTGAACGGGTGCTTGTCCTCCCGGCGAGTCACGAGCGCGACGAGACGAGTTCTTTCAGTAGGTTTGTCGCCGGCGAAGGCTAAGACTGCCAGCAATTGCCAAGGCATGCGACGGTCGAAGGCCAGCTCTTTCCCGCCAACTAGTACGCTTGCATGCTTCCCGAATAGATTGACGCGAATTCTGTTCATTTTGCCTCAGGTATCACGCCTGTTCGTCACCGGTGTCAGCCCCGTGGACTCAGGTGTCAGGTCCGAGGCGCGAGTAGTTGCCGTCGCCTGACGCGAGGTCGCAATCTGTCACAACAGCCGAATACTGCGATGCCACCGCACCTTGACAACCGCATAACACCTGGCTTTCACCGCCGACCTTGGTCGAGTGACCCAAACCGGGTCACTCGACCAAGGTCGGCTGATTGAAGTGTACTTCGCAGACATCGAACTTGGCGACAAGTGTCGATGCACTGCGGGAAATGGAGTTGTCCGTGAAAGATGGTTTGGATCTGCGCCTTACCGAGGCGCGAGAGGCCGCGAACCTGACAAGGCCAATTGCGTCCCGTCGACTCCGCGTCAGCGAAGGTTATCTAGCCTTAGTCGAACACGGCGGAATCCCGTCCTACCGCCTCGCGCAGCGAATGGCAAGACTATACGGTTGTTCACTTGATTCGATCCTGAGGGCAACGGGGTGCCCTGGGAAACGCACAGCTTCGCGCCGCGGCCGCCGGCACGAAGCCACATCAATTCAGTCCCGCGGTCCGCCTAAGCGGTCTCGACTAAGGCCCTTCCGCCGTTAATGGAGTTGGACTCTGAACGGAACGCGACGGCGGGGTTACCGAGCGGAAACGTCCGCTCTAATGAATCGACCATTGCCGCCTGGGCGGAGGGCCAAGCCCTCTCTCGGACGGCGGAAGGAGGGATTGAAATGGTCGAGTACTACGATCTCTGGATGCGGTGCCCGGCCTGCATAGCAGATGGACGGACGGGCGGAGAGCCTGGCCAATGGTACCACAGTCACTGCGGAGGCAAACTGCAGGCTGGAGACAACGCGTGCTATCGATGCAGCGATTGCGGCACCGAGGTGCACGTAAGAGATTGGCGCTATGCCTGCACGGCACACGAGTCCGATTACCGCCCGACCACTTCCGCTCATCTGGCAAATGCCGTTTCGACGGCTGGCCAGATCACGAGTCGAGCAGGCCGGCAATGGTTGCTCCGTTTCCTCGACTGTCTGGGGGACTGGTGATGACCACACGGCATTATCGGACCCTCCGTCTCTGCGCGGTACATCGGGAGCCTCGGCACCGTGGCCTGCACATCGCCGTACTGTCTGCCGTGGATGCAGACGCCCTCGGTATCGTACAGGCAGAAACACTATCCCCTATCTACCTGCAACTGCACAATCCGGCGAACGATGGTGTCGCGTTCGGCCGGGCACACATTGATGCTGAAGTGCCGCAGGGGCACGTCGGCCTGCAGGCCTATCTGTTGGCAAATGCCCGCGCCGAGAACGGCTCAGAACTGGAAGCCTCGGTTGTTGACATTGGGTCCGTTCCAATCGCCGCAGATATCCAGCTCCGCGAATGCGGGCAAAAGACGACGGCGTTCACTACAGACATCGATGCCATTCGCCAACGTCTCATCGACACGGAGCTTCCGTTACGCGTCGGACACCGGTTCGCCTTTCCGCTACGAGCCGGCGAGTCGACCTTCGAGGTCCTATCGGGAGGCAGGGGCGCCAACGCGGTACGCTGTGGCGTTACGACGCACGTCGAATTGATCGACGCGGTACTGCTTGACGGCTTGCCACAGTTTAGGAAACGGGCATTCACCGGAATTGGAGGGCTTCACGCGGCGAGCCAACGCCTCGTGGAAATCGTCCTCTTGCCGGCCCGACACCCGGAGGTGTTCTCTGCGTTGGGGATCGACACGCCGAAGGGGGTCCTGCTGTACGGTGCTCCCGGCACTGGCAAGACGCTGCTGGGCAGGGCGGTAGCGGACCGCATCGGTGCCAGCTTCTACGCGATCAATGGTCCGGAGATCATGTCGAAGTTCTACGGCCAGAGCGAGCAGCACCTCCGGGACGTGTTCGCCAAGGCGGTCAACGCCGCTCCGGCCGTGGTATTCATCGACGAATTGGACAGCATCGCCCCGTCCCGTGACCGCGTATCCGGTGACCTGGAGGTGAGGATCGTCAGCCAGCTTCTGACGCTCCTTGACGGGCTCGACGGGAGAGGCCAGGTGGTAGTAATCGGGGCGACGAACCGCCTGGATGCCATTGATCCCGCCCTGCGCCGGCCGGGCCGCTTCGACTGCGAGATCGAGATCCCTCCGCCGGAATCTGACGACCGAACCGACATCCTGCGCATTCACACTTCCACGATGGCAATGGCAGCGGACGTAGACTTGGCAGACATAGCCCGCCGCACCGCGGGTTACGTCGGCGCCGACCTGGCGATGGTATGCAAGGAGGCCGCGCTTTCTGCCGTTGCGCACGCGTTCACGTTCACCAGCAACGGCGACATCACGCCCACTGGTGAACCGCTCGTCGTTCGCGCCGCCGATTTCGACGCGGGACTGCGCCGCGTGCAGCCGTCGGCCTTCCGCGGCCTGAGTGTCCCCGATATTACACTTTCCTGGGACGACCTGGTGGGGGTGGACGGTTGCAAGCGCGATCTATCCGAACAGGCTGAGTGGGCATTCACCCGTCGGGAGGACCTCCGGCGGCTGGGTATATCGGGTGATCGCGGCATCCTCCTCATCGGTCCGCGGTCCAGCGGAAGAACCACACTTGGGATTGCGCTAGCCCGCCACATGGGATTGAACGTGGTATACGTGCGGGCTATCGACATCCTGAATGGCGGTCCGGGAACGATTGAGGAGGCGGTGGGTCGCGCTTTCAGCAAGGCGCGTCAGACGCAGCCGGCCTTGGTGATGATCGACGATCTTGACCAACTGGTCGGCATTAGCGGCGCGGCCATCGGCATGGCGCATCGCGCGATGGCCCAGGTTCGCTACGAAGTGGGGCAATTGCGGGTGTCGGGTGAGGTCCTCACACTCGTCACGTCCACAGACGACGTTGCTGAGTCGGCAGCGCTCGATCGCTGCGGTTTGGGCACGACAGTCTGTATTCCACTTCCCGCGACGGTGGATTTGGAGCTGATCCTGCGAAACCGGCTTGCCGGCTTGGTGGACGACGGGTTCGACTTCGAAGGCATCGCGCGGGAGCTTGACGGGTGCACGGTGGGCGAAGTTCTGCAAATCTGCGATAGCGCCGCGCGTGCTGCCATGCGCGAACCGACCAACACGCCGCTCATTCACCCGTCTCATATCGCTGCCGCCATCGGCGGCCATTATACGAGGCGACCTCCCGAAGTCGGGAGAGCATAGAAAGGAGATGGAAGTGCCCACAAGACCAAATGAAACCCCTGATGAGGGCTCGCATCCCGGGCCACTGCGGCTAGAAATGGCGCCGCCGAAGCAGGTCAACCTTCAGTTCATGGATGACACCTGGGAGCGGCTCCTCAACTCACTGGAACGACTTGAGCACGTCACGGAAGGATCTACCCTCAAGAGCGCCGGACGCCTGGACCGTCACTCTGACAAGGACGCCATCACAGAAACTGAGACCGAGATCCGATCCGAGGTGCATCTTCAGATCAAGTGCCTGGAGAAGATCACCCAGCCCTTGCGGGAGGACGCGGGGTGGATTCGCCTTGACTTCCTTTCGTGGTTCGGGGGGCGCGAGCCCCGGAAGGCTGGCGCCGTCGACGAGTATGCGCTGCCCGTCCTGATGTGCGTCCGAGGAGAAGCCTATTCGCTGCCTGAGTTGCCCGACCTGGGACCACTAACCGAGGCGGAGATGATGCGTACTATGGAAGGCGTCGGAGCGGGACTGCACCACTCCGATGCGGTGGAGGAGCGTTTTGTCGATGACCCGGCACTTACGGCGACGCGTCATCTGCATGCCCGTGGCACGGTGGCGTTCGGCAGGGCACGGCTTGCGCGCCTATGTGGTCAGATCGAACCGGACCTGCTGGCGTGGATCAACGATGACGCTGCAGATGCCACGCCAGACCGAACTGACATAGATGCCAAATGAAGAAGGAGGCAAAACATGGCGACTACGTACGAAGCGGAGAGAAAGCGAGATGGTGACCGACAACCGTCCGAAGACTCCGTCGTCTGGTTCGACTTGGTGATGCGGTGTCCGGCCTGCCTGTCCGAAGGCAAAGAACCCGGTCCCGCGAGCCAATGGTATCACGCGGTTGACGGCGGCGTGGCACAGGTAGGGGATAACGCGGAATACCAGTGCAAAAGCTGCTCACACCATAGCCACGCGAAGAACTGGAGGTATGCCTGCCAGGAGCACCAGACCGACTTTCGGCCGACATCGTCGCAGCACTTGGCGAATGCTCTCTCGATTGGTGGACAGATGGCCAGCCAAGGCGGCCGCCACTGGATGCAGCGGTTCCTGGAGAATCTCGGTGAGTGGTGAGACGCTACGTCGCGGGCACCCAACGTCATGAATCCGCAGAGGTCGCGTGACCCTCACCACTAATCCTATGACTGCCGGACGGCGCGGTGGAAGGCCGCGCCGCCCGGTTCAAACGACCATGAAGTACCTGAAGACGTGGTATGCTTTGTTCCGCAGCGCGGAAACGTGGTGGCAGAGGACCATCCTGATCACCGCCCTTGCTCTAGTCCTCGTCCTCATGGCGTTCATCACAATCACGGCCGTGTCAATCGCGGTACGGTTTCTGACGTACTTTATGACGTGGCTCGTGCAGGCGGCGCCTGTGTTGGTGGTCCTCACCATATTGACCCATTTGATGGGAAAGCCTGGGAAAACGATTCGGCGAGGAGTCGTAGAGATCATCAACAACGTGATCATCGGGTTCTTCGCTGTGGTAGGCGTTCGACTCCCGGAGGACAAGGAAAGGAAACGGCACAGGCGCGCGGACGATGACGACGATGAACAGTGACCGAAACGTACGTGAGCGTAATCCCTCGTCGTCATCGGAGTTGTCGACTGCGTTACGGCGCCGATCTTTGCCCATCACTGCCGCCGAAGACGGATGTCAACTCCGGAATCGGCATCATGAATATCGTGAGGAAGACGACGAACAGCGTGACCATCATCGTCAAGTGTTTGACGGTGATGGTCACATTGTTTTGCACGTTAACGAAGCCGGTGATCATCGGCACGAACAGCGCGAAGTTGCGGTCGAATGTGATGATATCGTTCACGAAGTCGTCGCCAATTGATCGGCAGTGCAGTTAGGCAATAGCGCGTGAGATCGTGAGCCAAAACTGGACCTCCCGGGCCAAGGAAATGGTATTATGGATGTAGATTTGAGGCGTCCTGGAGTCGTCTACCAAACGGGCAGGGGAACACAGTGCAGGAAAGGGCTCCTCAGTTTCGGGATTTGTGGCAGTGGGATGTCCTGGTCTTGAGCGTTAATCATACGGATTGACGCTCAATAAGGGGACATTAATGGCATTGAGGAGGCCAAGGGTTCGAATCCCTTCAGGTCCACCATCCGCCCCGCGGCGTATACGCCGCGGGGCTTCTTTTTGCCTCTGTCACAACGAGCGAGGGAGGGTGGACTAGTCCACCCTCCCTCGAATCATCCGGCGATTTCCTCAGCCGGCTTAGTTCATGACTTCGAGGCCGCCGACCACCCGGGCGAGTTTCAGGACATCGAGGATGTCAACTTTGCCGTCGCCATTCAGATCACCCTTCAGTCCACCGGACGCCGCTGTGACCGTGATCGTGGCGGAAGCGGCTACCCCGCCCAGAGAGGCGGTGATGACGGCGGTTCCCGTATACGGCGGGTTTGCGGTGATGTGGACCGTGGAGCTTGACTGGCCTTCCGGTATGGTGATGCTCCCGGGCGCCCAGATCAGCCTGGTATCCGAAACCTGGATGGGGACGGTGAGGCCTCCAGCGGGGGCTGCGCGGGTGAGGGTAACCGTCATTGTGGATGCCGATCCCGTCGCGATGCTCGACGGGTTGAGGGTCACACCCTGTACATATGCCGTCACGTTCAGCAGGACGGTCACGCCGCTGGGCGTGTTCGCGAGGATCAGGTCCTGGCTCCCGTTGCCGTCAAAGTCGCCAACGGCGACGCCCAGGTGGGTTATTCCCCCGGCAAGGGTGGCCGGCGCGGCGAATGAGGTAGACCCTGCGTTGAGGAAAAGGCTGATGTCCTGAGTGCCGGTGTTGGCCGTGGCAACGTCCGGGCGGCCATCGCCATTGAAATCGCCTATGGCGAGGGCGATGGGGCTCTTGCCTCCAGAGTAGAGCACGGCCTTCTGGAAAGTGCCGTCGCCATTGCCCTTCAGGGTATTGACGCCGCTGGCTTGAGCCATGTTATCGCAGACCACGATGTCCATTTTGCCGTCGCCGTCGAGGTCGCGAGGCACCGCGCTGTAGGGCACATACCCTGCGGGAGTGTTGATGGCGGCCTGGAACGTGCCGTTACCGTTGCCCAGCAACACGCTGACATTTCGACCGTTCTTGTTGGCCGTGAGGATGTCGAGATTCGGCCCCGAGGTGAACTTGGCGAGGGCAACGGAATCAGGGCCGGCGCCCACGGGGTAGACGGTCGTTGCGGTGAAGACGCCCGCCCCGTTGTTCATCAGCACGCTTACGTTGCCGGTGCCGGTATTGGCTACCACTGCGTCCAGCTTGCCGTTGTTGTTGACGTCTCCGAGGGCGACCGCCGCGGGCGAAGGAGTTCCGCTTACGCCGGCGGGCAGGACACTATAGGAGGAGGGCGCCTGGAACGTGCCGTTGCCATTGTTAAGGAGAACGCTGATAGTCCCGCTCGCCATGTTGCTCACGACGATGTCCGGCTTTCCGTCACCGTTTACATCCCCGATGACTGCCCAGACTGGGGAGTTGCCCACGGCGTAGGTTGCAGGTGGGTTGAACGATCCGGTGCCATCGTGTTTGTTGAGCAATACGGTGACGGTTCCGCTGGTGTTGTTCACGATCACGGCGTCGGGCGCGCCGTCGTTATTCAAATCACCAACCGCGATATACTGCGGATTCTGACCGGTGGGGTAGTTGGCGAGGGGGCTGAACGTTATTTGCCCATGGGCGGGCGACACGACAAATGCAAGAGACAATGAGAGGAAACCAAACGCGATAACGTTCAGGAGCCATCTGGCCATGAGAAACACCCTTCTGCGAGTCCGATCACGACACCACTTAAATCGTGGGGCGCGATTCCAATCGGTCCGATTCCGGAAAATGTCGACGTCCGGCATTCCGCAGACTGTACTCCCAGTGATAAGCATTCAATCTCAGACTTATCACTGTGGTGACGGCACAGGCCGCGTATCGGTTACTGACGGGATCCCTCGAACGTGAGCATAACTAGGGTGATCGAAGGAATTCATTACGTGTGGTTGCCACCGGGCAATTCCGATTTCCGCTCACTGTTCGGTGTCCAGCCTACATCCAGAATTCCATGGTCGAGGTATCTTTATCATACCATCTCTTCATCGCTGACGCAACTATTTTCCGAGAAGAGGTTTAGCCCTGCTATGGAGGATGGTATAGGTAAGGTTCTGGATCAGGCCCAGATTGCTATAAGTCTGCAGGTGTATTCAGATTGGTTTCAGCCAGGGGTGAACCTATGAAGGGACCGATCCATCAGGAACGGTCCCTTCATTTTTATCGAGCCAACCGATTGGCAGGATCTTCGGGCCCGATCGGTTATTTGCGGCGGCGAGCCAGTCCCAAGAGGGGGAGGATGCCAACGCCCAGCAACGCAAAGGTGCCAGGCTCCGGAACAGCCGATACGTGCGCGCCAATGGCACCGAGGGCGCCACCGGGAGCTTCGGGCGCCGTGTAGGTGCCCAAGGCCACGTGGTACGTAACCGCGCCCAACGTGACGTTATAGAACAGAGGCCCTGTGTTCGTGTTGACGATGTTCGCTGTGCCTCCGGAGACCGTTCCGGACAGAGTGCCCTTGAACAGCAGGGAGGGAGCGTTCGCCGGAGTGAACTGGCCGCTTGCGACATCCGTGAGGTCCATCGTGATGACGTAAGGTACTACGAAGACGTCCGGTGTGCTGTCGCTCGCCGTGCTGGTAACGCGGAGGTTCGCAAGAACCACATCCGTCCCGTCACCGCCCGCGAATTTGTTCAGGTTGCCACCCGGCAGGAAGAAGAGCGTGGATGAGCCGCTGATCGCACTGCCTCCGGGGGGCGGATTGACGGTTTCGAAATGATCGAAATACTGGGCACGGGCGGCGCCGGCGAGACCGATTGCAAC
This genomic window contains:
- a CDS encoding tetratricopeptide repeat protein; translation: MNRIRVNLFGKHASVLVGGKELAFDRRMPWQLLAVLAFAGDKPTERTRLVALVTRREDKHPFNALSAQLTRLRALLGEQALRDSGPYGLVLNPEVVTVDLWEFRADLMACMEGVWSESTNLRLRQVLARYQPLLSDDRWQWLAAARQDVLETCIRACRRLRFAEALTFLSRADGLHPALSEVIVLHQMQAMSDIGDYTGATEAYAMFSRRHGRSQAADALARVISGREVRLAEADFWTAPDGTHPIRERERDLVGRDTTIREAAWRLANDRMVTITGPPGVGKTQLALSAAHRVQENYAQPDSSPSFPTGARVVDFITVTAEDTKRPDPARLARHIKNALGMRDQPGEANTDPIGALCATLGDRPLLLVLDNLEHVALECSLLVVSLLGCEGVRLILTTRIPLPRAVRGATLPVSPLTVPEPGDYRMLDSFRTFLSVQLFEHRATRAIQRRDRGEGVGMVAIEPDSGSAPVEFRVTVENALLVEELCRDSGGIPLAIEIMAGQLYLRPRVDEVVAQWRSQGLGVRAAEKPRDLRHTTLRQTIDWSYRLLSKEGTALFRRLAVFVGGCSADAAREVCGFDDIAADDVSYWLDELAGASLLDVSGRAEGKRYRMLVPVQEFAQTLLSGTEREATLAKFAAYFATFAADAHLQIPLGGDRFRDYDAEYDNLIGAIDAGLAVGAVAQVLHAASLMWQYWRERGRLREGYDYLIRILDVAGNASPSYDLGTACFGAGDMAQHLGDLPQARRLYGRSYSVYVGAKSRLGVAGVLEVSALLHRDQGRLGLARRLLLRALKVRREEVKEHPRRGDLVAQTLNNLAMYDIDIGDFAAAIPRLEEALTILTTRKLKGPYGPVLDNWGLVLYAVGDFSGAQAKWLESLAIHRAENAFRHQVLALANLGLVSTALGAYDEAAAYLLESLSMNAEIGDVQRGAWARHYLGALALRQGRYEDARRAFTESLPAYLSLQHKGDIASALDDVAALATRERSFGMAAQLLGATMSAREKLKLVLWPVAAEPLRQHIAELTSQLGAEVLDRERQIGASLTLEEAGQLALDYLTA
- a CDS encoding AAA family ATPase; amino-acid sequence: MTTRHYRTLRLCAVHREPRHRGLHIAVLSAVDADALGIVQAETLSPIYLQLHNPANDGVAFGRAHIDAEVPQGHVGLQAYLLANARAENGSELEASVVDIGSVPIAADIQLRECGQKTTAFTTDIDAIRQRLIDTELPLRVGHRFAFPLRAGESTFEVLSGGRGANAVRCGVTTHVELIDAVLLDGLPQFRKRAFTGIGGLHAASQRLVEIVLLPARHPEVFSALGIDTPKGVLLYGAPGTGKTLLGRAVADRIGASFYAINGPEIMSKFYGQSEQHLRDVFAKAVNAAPAVVFIDELDSIAPSRDRVSGDLEVRIVSQLLTLLDGLDGRGQVVVIGATNRLDAIDPALRRPGRFDCEIEIPPPESDDRTDILRIHTSTMAMAADVDLADIARRTAGYVGADLAMVCKEAALSAVAHAFTFTSNGDITPTGEPLVVRAADFDAGLRRVQPSAFRGLSVPDITLSWDDLVGVDGCKRDLSEQAEWAFTRREDLRRLGISGDRGILLIGPRSSGRTTLGIALARHMGLNVVYVRAIDILNGGPGTIEEAVGRAFSKARQTQPALVMIDDLDQLVGISGAAIGMAHRAMAQVRYEVGQLRVSGEVLTLVTSTDDVAESAALDRCGLGTTVCIPLPATVDLELILRNRLAGLVDDGFDFEGIARELDGCTVGEVLQICDSAARAAMREPTNTPLIHPSHIAAAIGGHYTRRPPEVGRA
- a CDS encoding PEP-CTERM sorting domain-containing protein, giving the protein MKRFLTSLVAVGVAIGLAGAARAQYFDHFETVNPPPGGSAISGSSTLFFLPGGNLNKFAGGDGTDVVLANLRVTSTASDSTPDVFVVPYVITMDLTDVASGQFTPANAPSLLFKGTLSGTVSGGTANIVNTNTGPLFYNVTLGAVTYHVALGTYTAPEAPGGALGAIGAHVSAVPEPGTFALLGVGILPLLGLARRRK
- a CDS encoding VCBS repeat-containing protein — encoded protein: MARWLLNVIAFGFLSLSLAFVVSPAHGQITFSPLANYPTGQNPQYIAVGDLNNDGAPDAVIVNNTSGTVTVLLNKHDGTGSFNPPATYAVGNSPVWAVIGDVNGDGKPDIVVSNMASGTISVLLNNGNGTFQAPSSYSVLPAGVSGTPSPAAVALGDVNNNGKLDAVVANTGTGNVSVLMNNGAGVFTATTVYPVGAGPDSVALAKFTSGPNLDILTANKNGRNVSVLLGNGNGTFQAAINTPAGYVPYSAVPRDLDGDGKMDIVVCDNMAQASGVNTLKGNGDGTFQKAVLYSGGKSPIALAIGDFNGDGRPDVATANTGTQDISLFLNAGSTSFAAPATLAGGITHLGVAVGDFDGNGSQDLILANTPSGVTVLLNVTAYVQGVTLNPSSIATGSASTMTVTLTRAAPAGGLTVPIQVSDTRLIWAPGSITIPEGQSSSTVHITANPPYTGTAVITASLGGVAASATITVTAASGGLKGDLNGDGKVDILDVLKLARVVGGLEVMN